Proteins from a single region of Leptolyngbyaceae cyanobacterium:
- a CDS encoding pentapeptide repeat-containing protein translates to MANEQHWHLLKKGVEVWNEWRNQYPEIVPDLSEAQLHQEDLGGVNLIGADLRFCDLSGANLMGANLHSSDLSNANLSEAYLSNANLFEANLCEAILREAYLFEANLGRVNLNGADLQWVYLGQADLSGTYMIEANLYEADLRGAYLIGTNLSDANLQRANLSGADIQAADLRRANLAGANLIGARLIRTNFEQANLTGCAIYGISCWELNLLAANQSNLAIANPTQITDPRAIGTNDISVDNLEIAQFVYLLLNHKKIRQTLDGDSEIVLILGNFNSPERQDILATIRNKLHFRAYLPIVFDLNKPVQSDLTETISCLAKMARFTIVDLTDVKNIGEQLEELFSQLKRVPVQPLLQANAKDIPILKDLQKYPWILETYQYKDLADLSHSLTENLINLAVNKAKELSTYS, encoded by the coding sequence ATGGCAAACGAGCAACATTGGCATCTACTCAAGAAAGGTGTAGAAGTTTGGAATGAGTGGAGAAACCAGTACCCTGAAATAGTACCCGATTTGAGTGAAGCACAACTACATCAGGAAGACCTTGGCGGTGTTAACCTGATCGGCGCTGATTTGCGCTTTTGCGATCTCAGTGGCGCGAATTTGATGGGTGCAAATTTACATTCTTCCGATCTAAGTAACGCTAATTTGAGCGAAGCATATCTAAGCAATGCTAATTTATTTGAGGCTAATCTTTGCGAAGCAATTCTCCGAGAAGCTTACCTTTTTGAAGCAAATTTAGGACGGGTAAACTTAAATGGTGCCGATCTGCAATGGGTATATTTAGGGCAAGCAGATTTGTCTGGAACTTACATGATCGAAGCAAATTTGTACGAAGCAGATTTGCGGGGAGCATACTTAATTGGTACTAATTTAAGTGATGCCAATTTGCAGAGAGCAAACCTGAGCGGTGCCGATATACAAGCAGCAGATTTACGACGAGCTAATTTAGCAGGAGCAAATTTAATTGGGGCTAGATTAATCAGGACAAATTTTGAACAAGCAAACTTAACTGGTTGTGCGATTTACGGCATCTCTTGTTGGGAATTAAATCTGTTGGCAGCAAATCAGTCGAATTTGGCGATCGCAAATCCTACGCAAATAACAGACCCCAGAGCGATCGGTACTAATGATATTAGCGTAGATAATCTAGAAATCGCACAGTTCGTTTATTTGTTACTCAATCATAAAAAAATCCGCCAAACCCTCGATGGTGATTCGGAAATAGTACTAATACTAGGTAATTTTAATTCTCCAGAGCGGCAAGATATCTTAGCTACGATCCGAAATAAGCTTCATTTTCGCGCCTACTTACCAATAGTATTTGATTTAAATAAACCTGTTCAATCTGATTTAACAGAAACTATTTCTTGCTTGGCTAAAATGGCTCGATTCACCATCGTCGATCTTACCGATGTTAAAAACATTGGCGAACAATTAGAGGAGCTTTTTTCTCAATTAAAACGAGTGCCAGTACAGCCATTATTACAAGCAAACGCCAAGGATATTCCGATATTGAAAGATTTACAGAAATATCCCTGGATATTAGAAACCTACCAATATAAAGATTTGGCAGATCTGAGTCATTCTTTAACGGAAAATTTAATTAATCTAGCAGTAAATAAAGCCAAAGAATTATCAACCTATTCATGA